One window of Peteryoungia desertarenae genomic DNA carries:
- a CDS encoding NADH-quinone oxidoreductase subunit J produces MGLQALFFYLFAFVAVASAFMVISARNPVHSVLFLILTFVNAAGLFLLTGAEFLAMILLVVYVGAVAVLFLFVVMMLEVDFVALKAGAAKHAPVAALVGIVVAAELVIVIGGSALSPQAVEAIQQPIPALADRTNTQALGDILYTDYVYFFQIAGLVLFVAMIGAIVLTLRHRDNIKRQDISVQVARTPETAVKVVKVKPGQGV; encoded by the coding sequence ATGGGTCTTCAGGCTCTCTTTTTCTATCTCTTTGCCTTTGTCGCCGTGGCTTCGGCCTTCATGGTGATATCGGCTCGGAACCCGGTCCATTCGGTCCTGTTCCTCATTCTCACCTTTGTGAACGCGGCTGGTCTCTTCCTGCTGACGGGCGCTGAATTCCTCGCAATGATCCTGCTGGTCGTCTATGTCGGCGCGGTCGCAGTGCTGTTCCTCTTCGTCGTGATGATGCTTGAGGTTGATTTCGTTGCGTTGAAGGCGGGTGCGGCAAAGCATGCACCTGTTGCAGCTCTGGTCGGCATCGTGGTTGCCGCAGAACTGGTGATTGTGATTGGCGGCAGTGCACTGAGCCCGCAAGCCGTGGAAGCCATCCAGCAGCCTATCCCCGCACTCGCTGACCGCACGAATACCCAGGCTCTCGGCGATATTCTCTATACCGACTATGTCTACTTCTTCCAGATTGCCGGCCTTGTGCTGTTCGTGGCCATGATCGGCGCAATCGTGCTGACACTGCGCCATCGCGACAATATCAAGCGCCAGGATATCTCCGTCCAGGTCGCCCGCACGCCCGAGACTGCCGTCAAGGTCGTCAAGGTCAAGCCCGGCCAGGGTGTCTGA
- the nuoK gene encoding NADH-quinone oxidoreductase subunit NuoK has product MEIGLSHYLTVSAILFTLGIFGIFLNRKNVIVILMSVELILLAVNLNMVAFSHFLNDMVGQVFALFILTVAAAEAAIGLAILVVFYRNRGSIAVEDINMMKG; this is encoded by the coding sequence ATGGAAATCGGTCTTTCCCACTACCTGACGGTCAGTGCAATCCTCTTCACCCTGGGTATCTTCGGTATCTTTTTGAACCGCAAGAACGTCATCGTCATTCTGATGTCGGTGGAACTCATCCTGTTGGCGGTCAACCTCAACATGGTGGCCTTCTCCCACTTCCTCAATGACATGGTCGGGCAGGTCTTTGCCCTGTTCATTCTGACGGTTGCTGCTGCCGAGGCGGCGATCGGACTTGCAATCCTCGTGGTCTTCTACCGCAACCGCGGCTCGATCGCGGTCGAAGACATCAACATGATGAAGGGCTGA
- the nuoL gene encoding NADH-quinone oxidoreductase subunit L, giving the protein MLIYKAIVFLPLIGFLIAGLFGRQIGAKASEYITTGLMVIVAILSWIVFINVGFGHHEGSEVIKVTVLRWIQSGGIDVEWALRIDTLTAVMFVVVNTVSMLVHLYSIGYMHHDPHRPRFFAYLSLFTFAMLMLVTADNLLQLFFGWEGVGLASYLLIGFWFKKASATGAAMKAFIVNRVGDFGFILGISAVFVMFGSINFETIFAAAQSYLPADPNAAPEVVLNLFGMQLDRADALTGACLLLFMGAMGKSAQFLLHTWLPDAMEGPTPVSALIHAATMVTAGVFLVARMSPLFELSQDALMIVTIIGAITAFFAATVGLVQNDIKRVIAYSTCSQLGYMFVALGVGAYGAAVFHLFTHAFFKALLFLGAGSVIHAVDGEQDMRYMGGLRKHIPVTFWAMTIGTIALTGVGIPGTVIGTAGFFSKDAIIESAFASHSSVGVFAFTLLVIAALFTSFYSWRLAFLTFFGKPRASADVMHHVHESPQVMLIPLYVLSIGALVAGFIFKEYFFGHHYDEFWRGVLFTLPTNTVVEDFHNVPKWVKWSPFVAMALGFVTAWYMYIKNPAAPKKLAEQQWVLYNFLLNKWYFDELYDFLFVRPSKALGRFLWKKGDVATIDAYGPNGIAAGVAGLTQKVVRLQSGYLYHYAFAMLIGIAALITWMMLGSSL; this is encoded by the coding sequence ATGCTCATCTATAAGGCTATTGTCTTTCTCCCCTTGATCGGCTTTCTGATCGCTGGCCTGTTTGGCCGGCAGATCGGCGCCAAGGCTTCCGAATACATCACCACCGGTCTGATGGTGATTGTTGCGATCCTGTCCTGGATCGTCTTCATCAATGTCGGCTTTGGTCACCACGAGGGCAGCGAAGTCATCAAGGTGACCGTGCTGCGCTGGATCCAGTCTGGCGGCATCGACGTCGAATGGGCTCTGCGCATCGACACGCTGACGGCTGTGATGTTTGTCGTCGTGAATACGGTGTCGATGCTGGTCCACCTCTATTCGATCGGCTACATGCACCACGATCCGCATCGTCCGCGGTTCTTTGCCTACCTGTCGCTCTTCACATTCGCCATGCTGATGCTGGTGACTGCCGACAACCTGCTGCAGCTCTTCTTCGGCTGGGAAGGCGTTGGTCTGGCTTCCTACCTGCTGATCGGCTTCTGGTTCAAGAAAGCCTCGGCCACAGGTGCGGCGATGAAGGCCTTCATCGTCAACCGCGTCGGTGACTTCGGCTTCATCCTCGGCATCTCTGCTGTCTTCGTGATGTTTGGCTCGATCAACTTCGAGACCATCTTTGCGGCTGCCCAGTCCTATCTGCCGGCCGATCCGAATGCTGCGCCGGAAGTCGTGCTGAACCTTTTCGGCATGCAGCTTGATCGGGCGGACGCATTGACCGGCGCATGCCTTTTGCTCTTCATGGGCGCCATGGGTAAATCGGCGCAATTCCTGCTGCACACGTGGCTGCCAGACGCGATGGAAGGCCCGACCCCGGTCTCGGCACTCATTCATGCGGCAACCATGGTCACCGCCGGCGTCTTCCTGGTCGCGCGGATGTCGCCGCTGTTTGAACTATCGCAGGACGCCCTGATGATTGTCACCATTATCGGTGCCATCACGGCCTTCTTTGCAGCGACCGTCGGTCTGGTTCAGAACGATATCAAGCGCGTCATTGCCTATTCCACATGCTCGCAGCTCGGCTACATGTTCGTGGCGCTGGGTGTAGGAGCCTATGGCGCGGCCGTCTTCCACCTCTTCACGCACGCGTTCTTCAAGGCGCTCTTGTTCCTTGGTGCCGGCTCTGTCATCCATGCTGTCGATGGTGAACAGGACATGCGCTACATGGGTGGCCTGCGCAAGCATATCCCCGTGACCTTCTGGGCCATGACCATCGGGACGATTGCTCTGACCGGTGTCGGTATCCCCGGCACGGTCATCGGGACCGCAGGCTTCTTCTCGAAGGACGCCATTATTGAATCCGCCTTTGCTTCGCATTCGTCGGTCGGCGTGTTTGCCTTCACCCTGCTGGTCATTGCGGCGCTCTTCACCAGCTTCTACTCCTGGCGCCTGGCGTTCCTGACGTTCTTCGGCAAGCCGCGCGCTTCTGCAGACGTCATGCACCATGTCCATGAAAGCCCGCAGGTCATGCTGATCCCGCTCTATGTGCTGAGCATCGGCGCGCTGGTGGCAGGCTTCATCTTCAAGGAATACTTCTTCGGTCACCACTATGATGAGTTCTGGAGGGGCGTGCTTTTCACACTGCCGACGAACACAGTTGTCGAAGACTTCCACAACGTGCCGAAGTGGGTGAAGTGGAGCCCGTTCGTGGCCATGGCACTCGGTTTTGTCACCGCCTGGTACATGTACATCAAGAATCCGGCCGCACCTAAGAAGCTCGCGGAGCAGCAGTGGGTCCTCTACAATTTCCTGCTCAACAAGTGGTACTTCGACGAGCTCTATGACTTCCTGTTCGTTCGCCCGTCAAAAGCGCTCGGTCGGTTCCTCTGGAAGAAGGGCGACGTTGCCACCATTGACGCCTATGGCCCGAACGGGATCGCCGCCGGTGTTGCCGGTCTGACCCAGAAGGTGGTTCGCCTTCAGTCCGGCTACCTCTATCACTACGCCTTCGCAATGCTGATTGGTATTGCCGCACTGATTACCTGGATGATGCTCGGGAGTTCACTCTGA
- a CDS encoding NADH-quinone oxidoreductase subunit M — translation MTDWPILSTVTFLPLVGVALLLLTRGDTALGRRNILNVSLLTTVFTFVLSLFIWFGFDNSTPDFQMVEKHEWLGTGIAYHVGVDGISMLFVILTTLLMPFCVLASWYAVEKRIKEYMIAFLILETLMIGVFVSLDIVLFYVFFEAGLIPMFIIIGVWGGKDRVYASYKFFLYTLLGSVLMLLAIMAMYWQAGTTDITRLLAYDFPASMQTWLWLAFFASFAVKMPMWPVHTWLPDAHVQAPTAGSVILAGILLKLGGYGFLRFSLPMFPLASDFFAPMVFALSVIAIIYTSLVAMMQDDMKKLIAYSSVAHMGFVTMGIFSANTQGVQGAIFQMISHGFISGALFLCVGVIYDRLHTREINAYGGLAINMPKYAVVFMIFTMANVALPGTSGFVGEFLTIIGAFRANTWVALFAATGVILSAGYALWLYRRVAFGPLEKESVKAMLDLTPREKLTLYPLVALTIFFGVYPAPILDATAVSVDHLVNNYTAALQAAQALALAAN, via the coding sequence ATGACCGATTGGCCAATTCTTTCAACGGTCACCTTCCTTCCGCTTGTTGGCGTGGCACTACTGCTGCTGACGCGCGGCGATACGGCGCTCGGCCGTCGCAACATCCTGAATGTCTCGCTGCTGACGACGGTCTTCACCTTCGTCCTGTCGCTCTTCATCTGGTTTGGCTTCGACAATTCGACGCCGGACTTCCAGATGGTCGAGAAGCATGAATGGCTTGGAACCGGCATCGCCTATCATGTCGGTGTCGACGGCATTTCCATGCTCTTCGTCATTCTGACGACCCTTCTGATGCCCTTCTGCGTGCTGGCGAGCTGGTATGCAGTCGAAAAGCGCATCAAGGAATACATGATCGCCTTCCTGATCCTCGAAACCCTGATGATCGGCGTGTTCGTCTCGCTCGACATCGTGCTGTTCTACGTGTTCTTCGAGGCGGGCCTGATCCCGATGTTCATCATCATCGGTGTCTGGGGCGGCAAGGATCGCGTCTACGCATCCTACAAGTTCTTCCTCTATACGCTGCTCGGCTCCGTGCTGATGCTGCTTGCCATCATGGCCATGTACTGGCAGGCCGGGACCACCGACATCACTCGTCTTCTGGCCTATGACTTCCCGGCTTCGATGCAGACGTGGCTGTGGCTCGCCTTCTTTGCGTCGTTCGCAGTAAAGATGCCAATGTGGCCGGTCCATACCTGGCTTCCCGACGCGCACGTTCAGGCGCCAACCGCTGGTTCCGTCATCCTGGCGGGCATCCTTTTGAAGCTTGGCGGCTATGGCTTCCTGCGCTTCTCGCTGCCGATGTTCCCGCTGGCGTCCGACTTCTTTGCGCCGATGGTCTTTGCCCTCTCGGTCATCGCGATCATCTATACCTCCCTGGTGGCGATGATGCAGGACGACATGAAGAAGCTGATTGCCTATTCATCGGTTGCCCATATGGGCTTCGTGACCATGGGTATCTTCTCGGCAAATACACAAGGGGTCCAGGGTGCGATCTTCCAGATGATCAGCCACGGTTTCATCTCCGGGGCGCTCTTCCTCTGCGTCGGCGTCATCTATGATCGTCTTCACACGCGTGAGATCAATGCCTATGGCGGACTTGCGATCAACATGCCGAAATATGCTGTGGTCTTCATGATCTTCACGATGGCAAACGTGGCGCTACCCGGCACCTCCGGCTTCGTCGGCGAGTTCCTCACCATCATTGGAGCCTTCCGCGCCAACACATGGGTGGCACTCTTCGCGGCAACGGGCGTCATCCTATCTGCCGGTTATGCGCTCTGGCTCTACCGCCGTGTTGCCTTCGGCCCGCTGGAAAAGGAAAGCGTCAAGGCGATGCTGGATCTGACCCCGCGGGAAAAGCTGACGCTCTATCCGCTGGTGGCTCTCACCATCTTCTTCGGTGTCTATCCCGCACCGATCCTCGATGCGACCGCCGTTTCGGTGGATCATCTGGTAAACAACTATACCGCAGCATTGCAGGCAGCCCAGGCTCTGGCGCTGGCAGCGAACTGA
- the nuoN gene encoding NADH-quinone oxidoreductase subunit NuoN, with protein sequence MTAELLIASLHLVAPELILAVGAMVLLMIGVFSGDRSSTTVTGLAVAVLIVAGLWVILSPVEGEAFNGAFISDGYARFMKVLALIGSITAMIMAVGHARFDHLDKFEFPVLLVLATLGVMLLISANDLIALYLGLELMSLALYVVAAINRDSLRSTEAGLKYFVLGALSSGMLLYGMSLVYGFTGNTGFDEIALVLSTGEPSLGLIFGLVFVLAGLAFKISAVPFHMWTPDVYEGAPTPVTAFLAAAPKIGAMAITVRIVIEAFMPIFAEWQQIVVFISIASMVLGSVAAIGQRNIKRLMAYSSIGHMGYALVGLAAGTSTGVSGVVLYMMIYLVMTLGTFACIMAMRQKEGGNVENIDDLAGLSTTRPFMAFVLTALMFSLAGIPPLAGFFAKYFVFVAAIEAELYALAIIGMVGSVIGAYYYLRIVKIMWFDEAKGEFARTSGELRLVFGLCGLFVVGYVLFGGPLGTAAEAAAKTLFN encoded by the coding sequence ATGACCGCTGAACTACTCATTGCTAGCCTGCATCTGGTCGCGCCGGAACTGATCCTGGCGGTTGGTGCCATGGTGCTGCTCATGATCGGCGTCTTCTCGGGCGATCGGTCTTCGACAACGGTAACCGGACTTGCTGTCGCGGTTCTCATCGTTGCCGGTCTCTGGGTTATCCTGTCGCCTGTCGAAGGTGAGGCCTTCAATGGGGCCTTCATCTCCGATGGTTATGCCCGCTTCATGAAGGTTCTGGCTCTGATCGGCTCGATCACCGCGATGATCATGGCGGTGGGTCACGCCCGTTTTGACCATCTCGACAAGTTCGAGTTCCCGGTGCTGCTGGTTCTGGCGACACTTGGCGTCATGCTGCTGATTTCCGCCAACGACCTGATCGCGCTCTATCTCGGCCTCGAACTGATGTCGCTGGCGCTCTACGTCGTGGCGGCCATCAATCGCGACAGCCTCCGTTCAACGGAAGCTGGCCTGAAGTATTTCGTTCTTGGTGCCTTGTCGTCAGGCATGCTGCTTTACGGCATGTCGCTGGTCTACGGCTTCACCGGTAATACCGGCTTTGACGAAATCGCCCTGGTACTGTCGACTGGCGAGCCTTCGCTCGGCCTGATCTTCGGTCTCGTCTTCGTGCTGGCTGGTCTCGCCTTCAAGATTTCGGCTGTTCCGTTCCACATGTGGACGCCAGACGTCTATGAAGGAGCGCCGACCCCGGTTACGGCTTTCCTGGCGGCAGCGCCCAAGATCGGCGCCATGGCAATCACCGTTCGTATCGTTATCGAAGCCTTCATGCCGATTTTTGCCGAATGGCAGCAGATCGTCGTCTTTATCTCGATTGCCTCGATGGTGCTCGGCTCGGTCGCGGCTATCGGTCAGCGCAACATCAAGCGTCTGATGGCTTACTCCTCCATCGGTCACATGGGTTATGCTCTGGTCGGTCTTGCGGCTGGCACCTCAACGGGCGTCAGTGGCGTCGTGCTCTACATGATGATCTATCTTGTCATGACGCTCGGAACCTTCGCCTGCATCATGGCGATGCGTCAGAAGGAAGGTGGCAACGTCGAAAACATCGATGATCTCGCCGGCCTTTCGACCACGCGGCCTTTCATGGCCTTCGTTTTGACCGCCTTGATGTTCTCGCTTGCCGGCATCCCGCCACTTGCAGGCTTCTTTGCCAAGTACTTCGTCTTCGTGGCGGCAATCGAAGCGGAGCTTTATGCACTCGCCATCATCGGTATGGTGGGCTCCGTCATCGGTGCCTACTATTATCTGCGGATCGTGAAGATCATGTGGTTTGATGAGGCCAAGGGCGAGTTTGCCCGCACGTCCGGCGAACTGCGCCTGGTCTTTGGCTTGTGCGGCCTTTTCGTTGTTGGCTATGTGCTGTTCGGTGGCCCACTTGGAACGGCCGCGGAAGCAGCCGCGAAGACGCTCTTTAATTGA
- a CDS encoding biotin--[acetyl-CoA-carboxylase] ligase — protein sequence MSSRRPALDDFRHIALDVVASTNTECLARARAGDPGLLWVTAQMQTGGRGRRGRTWVSERGNLYSSLLLIDPATAEDMASLPLAVALAVQRTVRTVLPDPETLVEVKWPNDVLIDRRKTSGILMEAERLPDGRMALVIGIGINILARPDDAPYPVTSLSDQGSAISPDELFAHLYRETAEIIATWDRGRGIAAIAREWRKVACGIGEKITVNLPDRSIPGIFAGIDDKGLLLLDRGADGRMTIAAGDVFFG from the coding sequence ATGTCATCCCGACGCCCGGCGCTCGACGATTTTCGCCATATCGCCCTTGACGTGGTTGCGTCGACCAACACGGAATGCCTCGCCCGCGCTCGCGCGGGCGATCCCGGTTTATTGTGGGTGACCGCACAGATGCAGACCGGGGGCAGGGGGCGGCGGGGTCGTACCTGGGTTTCCGAGCGCGGCAATCTCTACTCTTCTCTGCTGTTGATTGATCCGGCAACTGCCGAAGACATGGCCTCGCTGCCGTTGGCTGTCGCACTTGCCGTCCAAAGGACGGTTCGCACAGTGCTGCCGGATCCCGAAACATTGGTCGAGGTCAAATGGCCGAATGATGTGCTGATAGATCGGCGCAAGACATCGGGCATCCTGATGGAAGCCGAGCGCCTGCCGGATGGCCGCATGGCGCTTGTCATCGGCATCGGGATCAACATATTGGCGCGACCGGACGATGCGCCTTATCCCGTTACATCGCTTTCGGACCAAGGTTCTGCAATTTCCCCCGATGAACTCTTCGCTCATCTCTATCGTGAGACGGCAGAGATCATTGCGACATGGGATAGGGGGCGCGGCATCGCGGCCATTGCAAGGGAATGGCGCAAGGTCGCCTGCGGCATTGGTGAAAAGATTACGGTCAACTTGCCGGATCGCTCGATTCCCGGGATATTTGCCGGGATAGATGATAAGGGATTGTTGCTCCTCGACCGTGGAGCGGACGGAAGAATGACGATCGCCGCTGGCGACGTGTTTTTCGGGTAA
- a CDS encoding ribonuclease J, whose product MSKNDELVFLPLGGVGEIGMNLALYGFGPPGKRQWIMVDCGVTFPGPDLPGVDLVLPDIGFVKEEKKNLKAIIITHAHEDHYGALNDLWPGLNVPVYASGFTAGMLEAKRDYEGTRAEIPITPFKAGDTINVGPFSIEAIGVNHSIPQPMSLVIRTPLGNLIHTGDWKIDLDPSLGPLTDEDRFRSVGNEGVLALMCDSTNAMRDGVSPSEEEVSEGLRKIIESAEGRVAITTFSSNVGRIRSIAQAAEAAGREVLLLGSSLKRVVAVADDLGLMEGLRPFIAEDEFGFIPRDKVVVILTGSQGEPRAALAKISRDEMRNVALAKGDTVVFSSRAIPGNEKGILEIKNALIEQGVHIVTDNEALVHVSGHPRRNELLKMYEWTKPQVLVPVHGEAAHLVAQQELGLQAGIPTVPKVRNGDMLRLAPGPVEVIDQARSGRVYKDGKLIGDLDEMGISERKKLSYVGHVSVNLILDSRYDFVDDPDVVAIGLPELDYEGEVMEDTLYDAVLGAVESIPRTRRKDLDTVRESVRRAVRAAANEAWGKKPIVTVFVTKV is encoded by the coding sequence ATGTCGAAGAATGATGAACTGGTCTTCCTGCCACTTGGCGGTGTAGGCGAAATCGGGATGAACCTGGCGCTCTACGGCTTCGGACCTCCCGGCAAACGCCAGTGGATCATGGTCGATTGCGGCGTGACTTTTCCCGGGCCGGATCTGCCAGGCGTTGATCTCGTTCTGCCGGACATTGGCTTCGTCAAGGAAGAGAAGAAGAACCTCAAGGCGATCATCATTACTCACGCCCATGAAGATCATTACGGGGCATTGAATGACCTCTGGCCGGGCCTCAATGTCCCGGTCTATGCATCCGGTTTTACGGCGGGCATGCTGGAAGCCAAGCGTGACTATGAAGGAACGCGCGCCGAAATCCCGATCACGCCCTTCAAGGCCGGGGATACCATCAATGTCGGCCCTTTCAGCATTGAGGCGATTGGTGTCAACCACTCGATCCCGCAGCCGATGTCACTGGTTATCCGGACTCCACTTGGCAATCTGATCCACACCGGCGACTGGAAGATTGATCTGGATCCCTCACTCGGGCCGCTGACCGATGAGGATCGGTTCCGATCTGTCGGCAATGAGGGTGTCCTGGCGCTGATGTGCGACAGCACCAACGCCATGCGCGACGGCGTCTCACCGTCGGAAGAAGAAGTGTCGGAAGGCCTGCGCAAGATCATCGAGTCGGCGGAGGGCCGTGTGGCGATCACCACCTTTTCCTCCAATGTCGGTCGTATCCGTTCGATCGCACAGGCTGCGGAGGCAGCAGGCCGCGAAGTTCTGCTGCTGGGCAGTTCGCTGAAGCGTGTCGTCGCCGTGGCGGATGATCTAGGCCTGATGGAAGGTCTTCGACCCTTTATTGCAGAAGATGAATTCGGCTTTATCCCGCGTGACAAGGTCGTCGTCATCCTGACGGGTAGCCAGGGCGAGCCCCGCGCGGCCCTTGCCAAGATCTCGCGTGATGAAATGCGCAACGTCGCCTTGGCCAAGGGTGACACTGTTGTCTTTTCCTCCCGTGCCATTCCCGGGAACGAAAAAGGTATCCTTGAAATCAAGAATGCGTTGATCGAGCAGGGTGTCCATATCGTCACCGACAATGAGGCACTGGTGCATGTCTCGGGTCATCCCCGCCGCAATGAACTCTTGAAGATGTATGAGTGGACGAAGCCGCAGGTGCTGGTTCCTGTTCATGGTGAGGCGGCCCATCTTGTCGCGCAGCAGGAACTCGGCCTGCAGGCGGGTATTCCGACTGTCCCAAAAGTACGCAATGGCGACATGCTTCGTCTTGCGCCAGGCCCCGTTGAGGTGATCGATCAAGCCCGGAGCGGTCGCGTCTACAAGGACGGAAAGCTCATTGGCGATCTGGATGAAATGGGAATTTCGGAGCGCAAGAAGCTCTCCTATGTCGGCCATGTTTCGGTCAATCTCATCCTCGACAGCCGCTATGATTTCGTGGACGATCCAGATGTCGTTGCCATCGGCCTTCCTGAACTGGATTACGAAGGCGAAGTCATGGAGGATACGCTCTATGATGCTGTCCTCGGCGCGGTTGAAAGTATTCCCCGCACTCGACGCAAGGATCTTGATACGGTTCGCGAGTCGGTCCGCCGTGCTGTGCGTGCTGCAGCAAACGAGGCCTGGGGCAAGAAGCCGATCGTGACGGTTTTTGTAACCAAGGTCTGA
- the mce gene encoding methylmalonyl-CoA epimerase, whose translation MLGRLNHVAIAVPDLSIATASYRDQLGARVSQPQPLPEHGVTVVFVELPNSKVELLEPLGENSPIAAFLAKSPDGGMHHICYEVEDILAARDQLVATGARVLGSGEPKIGAHGKPVLFLHPKDFFGTLIELEQV comes from the coding sequence ATGCTCGGACGTTTGAACCATGTGGCAATCGCAGTCCCCGACCTGTCGATCGCCACGGCTTCCTACCGCGATCAACTCGGCGCCAGGGTGTCCCAACCTCAGCCACTTCCGGAGCATGGAGTAACGGTTGTCTTCGTCGAACTCCCCAATTCGAAGGTGGAGTTGCTGGAGCCGCTGGGAGAGAATTCGCCGATCGCTGCTTTCCTCGCGAAAAGTCCCGACGGTGGCATGCACCACATCTGCTATGAGGTTGAAGATATCCTTGCTGCTCGCGATCAACTGGTCGCGACAGGTGCGCGCGTCCTCGGCTCCGGCGAACCCAAGATCGGCGCGCACGGAAAGCCGGTGCTCTTTCTCCATCCAAAGGACTTTTTCGGCACTCTGATCGAACTTGAACAGGTGTGA
- a CDS encoding DUF1467 family protein, translating into MAFLSGFAVYFVIWWLTLFIVLPFGLRTQGEEESVVPGTVESAPARFRGLRVVLLTTAVSAVIYGCWLILSNVFGVGFDDLPHIMPQFD; encoded by the coding sequence ATGGCTTTTTTGTCAGGCTTCGCCGTCTATTTCGTCATCTGGTGGCTGACCTTGTTCATCGTCTTGCCATTCGGACTGCGCACGCAGGGTGAAGAAGAAAGCGTTGTGCCCGGAACGGTCGAGAGCGCGCCTGCCAGATTTCGTGGCCTGCGCGTTGTGCTGCTCACGACTGCTGTCTCCGCAGTCATTTACGGATGCTGGCTGATCCTGAGCAATGTGTTCGGCGTCGGTTTCGACGACCTACCCCACATCATGCCGCAATTCGACTGA
- the proS gene encoding proline--tRNA ligase produces the protein MRLSRYFMPILKENPKEAEIVSHRLMLRAGMIRQQSQGIYSWLPLGKRVLDKVNAIVREEQDRAGAIELLMPTLQSAELWQESGRYEAYGKEMLRIKDRQERPMLYGPTNEEMITDIFRSYVKSYKNLPLNLYHIQLKFRDEIRPRFGTMRSREFLMKDAYSFDLTKEGAIHSYNKMFVAYLRTFARLGVRAIPMRADTGPIGGNHSHEFIILADTGESEVFSHKCFIEFDIPSENTDFDDVAGLQAIFDKWTSVYAATSEMHDEAAFAAIPETERLSARGIEVGHIFYFGTKYSEPMGAKVQGPDGKEHLVHMGSYGIGPTRLVPAIIEASHDENGIIWPASVAPFDASVINMKAGDAACDAACETIYAALQKAGKDVLYDDTDDRAGTKFATADLIGVPVQIIAGPRSIAAGEVELKDRKSGARETMTIEAAINKLTA, from the coding sequence ATGCGTCTGTCGCGCTATTTCATGCCGATCCTGAAGGAAAACCCCAAGGAAGCCGAAATCGTTTCTCACCGTCTTATGCTGCGCGCGGGCATGATCCGCCAGCAGAGCCAGGGCATCTATTCCTGGCTGCCGCTTGGAAAGCGCGTGCTTGATAAGGTCAATGCAATCGTTCGCGAAGAGCAGGACCGTGCTGGCGCAATCGAGCTCCTGATGCCGACACTGCAGTCTGCCGAGCTCTGGCAGGAAAGCGGTCGCTATGAGGCCTATGGCAAGGAAATGTTGCGCATCAAGGATCGCCAGGAACGTCCGATGCTCTATGGTCCCACCAACGAGGAGATGATCACGGACATCTTCCGCTCCTATGTGAAGTCCTACAAGAACCTGCCGCTGAACCTCTATCACATCCAGCTGAAGTTTCGCGATGAGATCCGTCCACGCTTCGGCACGATGCGCTCGCGCGAATTCCTGATGAAGGATGCCTATTCCTTCGATCTGACCAAGGAAGGCGCGATCCACTCCTACAACAAGATGTTCGTGGCCTATCTGCGCACCTTCGCCCGGCTTGGCGTGCGCGCCATACCGATGCGCGCCGACACGGGGCCGATCGGCGGCAACCACAGCCACGAATTCATCATTCTGGCGGACACCGGCGAATCGGAAGTCTTTTCTCACAAGTGCTTCATTGAATTCGACATTCCGTCCGAAAACACCGATTTCGACGATGTTGCCGGTCTGCAGGCGATTTTTGACAAGTGGACCTCGGTCTATGCGGCAACATCGGAAATGCACGACGAGGCAGCCTTTGCCGCCATTCCCGAAACCGAGCGCCTTTCGGCACGCGGCATCGAGGTGGGCCACATCTTCTATTTCGGCACGAAATATTCCGAGCCGATGGGTGCCAAGGTGCAAGGGCCCGACGGCAAAGAGCACCTTGTCCACATGGGATCCTACGGCATTGGCCCGACGCGCCTTGTTCCCGCCATCATCGAAGCCTCGCATGATGAGAACGGAATCATCTGGCCGGCCTCGGTCGCGCCGTTCGATGCCTCGGTGATCAACATGAAGGCAGGCGACGCGGCCTGCGATGCCGCTTGTGAAACGATTTACGCCGCGTTGCAGAAGGCGGGCAAGGATGTGCTCTACGACGACACCGATGATCGGGCAGGGACGAAGTTTGCCACTGCCGACCTGATAGGCGTACCGGTGCAGATCATTGCCGGACCGCGTTCGATTGCCGCTGGTGAAGTCGAACTGAAGGATCGCAAGAGCGGCGCCCGTGAGACGATGACGATCGAAGCCGCGATCAACAAGCTGACCGCCTGA